A window of Methylocaldum szegediense genomic DNA:
AGCTGAAATGCATCGCGACCATCGAATGAAAGCGGAGAACCGCCGTGAGAGAACTCAAGCCTTTCAACTTCCGCGAGTGGATAGACCAACACCGCCATCTGCTCAAGCCCCCGGTTTGCAACAAACAGGTGTTCGAGGACGCGGAATTCATCGTCATGGTGGTGGGCGGCCCCAACCGCCGCAAGGATTATCACTACGACGAAGGCGAGGAGTTCTTCTACCAGATCGAGGGCGACATGGTTCTCAAGATTATGGAGGACGGGAAACCCAAGGACATCCACATCCGGGAAGGCGACATCTTCCTGCTACCGCCGCGCGTCCCCCATTCCCCCCAGCGCTTCGCCGACACGGTGGGACTGGTCATCGAGCGGAAGCGAAGACCATCGGAAAAGGACGGTCTCCTCTGGTACTGCGACAACTGTTCGACCTTGCTCTACGAGGAATATTTCCATCTCGAAAACATCGAGAAAGATTTGCCCCCGGTTTTCGAGCGGTTCTATTCGAGCGAGCAAAACCGGACGTGCAAGAAGTGCGGGATGGTGATGGAGGTGCCTTGAATACACACTCATTTAATCCGTAGGCTGCGCACGTTACGTCCGCCCCTCAGTTCCCTCTCCTTTCGGGAGAGGGTTAGGGTGAGGGGATCAAAACTAGGTTTTCTTCCGATGAAACAACTGGCGAGATCGCTACGAAAACAACAGACCAACGCGGAAAAATTATTGTGGAGCCGGTTGAGAAACCGCCAGCTACAAGGTTGCAAATTCCGCCGGCAACAACCCATTGGCCCCTACATCGCAGACTTCCTCAGCCTAGAACCGAAGCTGATCATCGAACTCGATGGTGGGCAGCATGCCGAACAACAGGAACAGGATAATCAGCGAACCCGATACTTACACGCTTTGGGTTATCGGGTGTTGCGATTTTGGAACCACGAAGTACTAAACGATCTTGATGCGGTGTTGGAGGCAATTCGGATTGCCATAGTTGTTCGATCCCCTCACCCCAACCCTCTCCCGGAGGGAGAGGGAGCAAAGGCGGTTTGAACAAAGCTCGTCAGTGAGCGAGTGGAAAGTAGACATGCTCAAAATCGACATCCATACCCACATCCTCCCGAAGAACTGGCCCGATCTTCGCGAGCGGTATGGCTACGGCGGATTCATTCAGCTCGATCATTACCGCCCGGGCTGTGCCCGCATGCTGAGGGACGGCGAATGTTTCCGGGAAATCCGGAGCAACTGCTGGGATGCCGGGACCCGGCTCAAGGACTGCGATGAATTCGGCGTGCAGGTTCAAGTGCTTTCTACCGTGCCGGTCATGTTTTCCTATTGGGCGAAACCGGAGCATACCCTTGACCTTTCGAAACTGCTGAACGACCACATCGCCGGCGTCGTCGCCGAGTTTCCCAAACGCTTCGTAGGGCTGGGCACCCTGCCCATGCAGGCGCCTGACCTCGCCGTCCGGGAGCTGGAGCGTTGCGTCCGGGAGCTTAAATTGGCCGGAGTCGAAATCGGCACGCACGTCAACGGCTTCAACCTGAACGAGACGCTCTTCTTCCCTGTCTACGAGGCAGCGGAAGACTTGGGAGCGGCCATATTCGTCCATCCTTGGGACGTTCTCGCTAACGAGCGGATGAAGAAATACTGGCTGAGCTGGCTGGTCGGCATGCCTGCGGAAACCGCCCTGGCTATCTGCTCGATGATCTTCGGCGGCGTCTTCGAGAAGTTTCCGCGGCTTCGGGTGGCGTTCGCCCATGGCGGCGGGGCGTTTCCAGGCATTTACGGCCGTATTCAGCACGGTTTCGAGGTGCGTCCTGATCTTTGCGCCGTGGACAATCCAGTTGGGCCGAGCGAATACCTGGGGCGCTTCTATGTGGACTCGTGCGTCAACGACCCCCGCCTCTTGCAGTGTCTGATCGGTCTCCTAGGCGAGAACGCAATCGCCCTCGGTTCCGACTATCCGTTTCCGCTGGGAGAGCTTCAGCCCGGCAAGATGATCGCCGAGATGGCGCTGCCGCAATCGACCAAGGCGCGGCTGTTTCACGGCACCGCCCTGGAATGGCTCGGCATGACAGCGGAATCCTTCACATGACCGCCGTCGATTTCCATATTGGGCCACGGGTCTACCGAATCGATTCGTCGAACTACTTCGACCTGTCCATACCCGTCGCTTTCGACGGCGCAGGACTCAGCGCCTTCGGCCTACCGCCCGCCGGCGTGAGCACGGTGGAGAACGCCTGGTTCGTTGGAGACACCCGGCGCGGTGGCAGTTGCAACGTGAAGGAATACCAATTCATTCCCCACTGCCACGGCACCCATACGGAATGCGTGGGCCATATCGTCGATCAGGAAGTGTTGGTTACCGAAATTCTGAAGGATGCCTGGATTCCGGCCACCCTGATTTCCGTGAAAGTCGAAAACGGCGCGGACTGCCCGGAAACCTACATCCCACACAAGGCCGACGACGATAGGCTCATTACCCGGCGAACGCTCATCGAAAAGCTAACGAGTCTGGACGACGAAGACTTTCACCAAGCCCTCATCATCCGCACGCTCCCCAATTCACCGTCCAAACGAACATGGCGCTATGTCACAGCGCCTTATTTTTCCAATGAGGCCGTGGCGGAAATCGTCCGCCGCGGCGTGGAACATCTCTTGGTGGATATTCCGTCGGTCGATCGCATGGAAGACGAGGGACGGCTGTCGAATCATCGCCTTTTCTGGGAGCTGCCGCCAGACGCCCACGATTTGAATCTCTGCAAAGCGCCTTTTCGAACGATTACCGAGTTCATCTTCGCGGCCGACAACATTCCGGACGGTTATTGCCTGCTCGAGCTTCAAGTCGCGCCTTTTCTTGGCGACGCAGTGCCCAGCCGGCCCCTGGTCTACCCCGTGGAGGTTCCATGAGGTTCGAAGCCCACCGATCACTCGCCGAAGCGATGGACCGCGCCGACGCGCTCGGTTCCTATCGGGATTGCTTCTATATTCCGAAACGGCAAGACGGCTCGGAAGAGATCTATTTCTGCGGAAATTCCTTGGGCCTTCAGCCGAAATCGGCGCGGAACTACGTGGACGAGGTACTGGTGGCCTGGAAGCGCATGGGTGTGCGGGGCCACTTCGAAGGAGACCGTCCCTGGCTGCCTTACCATGAATTCGCGACCGAGAAGCTGGCCCGGCTGGTGGGCGCCCTGCCGGTCGAAGTGGCGGCGATGAATTCGCTGACGGTCAACTTGCATCTTCTGATGGTGAGCTTTTACCGTCCGACGCCGGAGCGCCACAAAATCCTCATCGAGGAGCACGCTTTTCCCTCGGACCGCTACGCCGTGGCATCCCAGATCGCTTTTCACGGCTTCGATCCGGACGAATCGCTGATCGAGGCCAAGGCACGTCCGGGCGAAGCGACTCTTCGCACGGAGGACGTACTGGAGCTCATCGAACGGGAAGGCGACGACATCGCGCTGATCCTGTGGCCGGGAGTACAGTTCTACACGGGGCAAGCCTTCGCTATGGCCGAAATTGCCGAGATCGGGCACCGGAAAGGCTGCGTGGTCGGTTTTGATCTGGCCCATGCTGTGGGCAATCTGGTCTTGAAATTGCACGACTGGAACGCGGATTTCGCCGTCTGGTGTTCCTACAAATATCTGAACGCGGGACCCGGTGCGGTTGCCGGTTGCTTCGTGCACGAGCGTCATGCCGAGCGCTTTGATCTTCCCCGTTTTGCCGGCTGGTGGGGGCACAACAAGTCGACCCGTTTCGTCATGCCGGCGAGATTTAGCCCTTTGCCCGGCGCCGAGGGCTGGCAGTTGAGCAACCCGCCCATCCTTTCCCTGGCACCTTTGCTCACTTCATTGGAGCTGTTCGATCAGGTGGGAATGGATGCACTGCGAGCGAAGTCGGAAAGCTTAACCGGTTATCTGGAGACTTTGTTAAAAGAGTGCTGTGAAGACCGGATCACCATTCTCACCCCGTCCGAACCCAGCGCCAGGGGCTGTCAGCTTTCGATCAGGCTGAAAGGGAATGGCGGAAAGATGCCCTCTCTAGGCCCTCACCCCCTGCCCCTCTCCCAGGGGGAGAGGGGGGGTCATGTCCCTCTCCCCCTGGGAGAGGGATTTAGGGTGAGGGACGACAAACGCGGCAAGAAGGTCTACGACGCTTTAATCGCCTCCGGAATTACTTGCGATTGGCGCGAACCCGACGTGATCCGCGTGGCGCCGGTTCCGTTTTACAACCGCTATACCGAGGTCTTCGATTTCGTGGAGCGGCTTAAGGGAGTGATCGACAATGAAAGATAAGGAAATCACCCTCGTCGGCGGCGGACTCGCCGGGTGTCTGCTCGCCGTTTTCCTGGCCCGGCGCGGGTTTCCCGTTCGGGTTTTCGAGCGCCTGCCGGACATGCGCAAACACCCGATCCCGGCGGGCCGCTCGATCAATCTGTCCTTGTCCGCTCGCGGCATTCATGCCCTAAAGGAAGCCGGTCTGTATGGCGAAGTCGAAAGGCATCTGGTCGCCATGCCGGGCCGTATGATTCACGACCGAGAGGGCAATCTGCTCTATCAGCCTTATGGCCGCGACGAATCCGCCGTCCATTATTCGGTGGAAAGAGCCGTGCTCAACAAGATCCTGCTTGATGGGGCCGAGGCCGCCGGAGCGCAGTTATTTTTCGGCGAAAAATGCGAGGGGCTGGATTTCAGCGACCGTTTCCTGCAACTCTATCGGGAAGCGGACGGCTACCGGCGCACCCTCCCCTTCGAAACCGTGATCGGCACCGACGGCGCGGGCTCGGCGGTGCGCCGGGCGATGATCGTTCAGAAAGGCATCGACTGCCGCGACGAGCATCTGCCGCACGGCTACAAGGAACTGGTCATTCCGCCGAAGCCCGACGGTGGGTTCGCGTTGGAGAAGAATGCCCTGCATATCTGGCCGCGCGGCGGGTTCATGCTGATCGCCCTGCCCAACCGAGACGGCAGTTTTACCGCTACCTTGTTCCTGCCGCATTCGGGTCCCGAGAGTTTCCGGACGCTAATGGACGAACAGGCCATCCTGCGCTTTTTCGCGACCGAATTTCCCGACGTGCTTCCCCTGATGGCCGACCCGGTTCATGATTTCCTGAACCGTCCCACCGGGACACTGGGCACGATCCGCTGCTTTCCCTGGCATGTCGCCGACAAGGCGCTGATCCTGGGCGATGCCGCCCATGCGGTGGTGCCTTTTCATGGGCAAGGCATGAACTGCGCTTTCGAGGACTGCGTCGTCCTCGACCGGCTGCTCGACGAACACGAGGACTTCGAAAGCCTTTATCGCGACTTCGAGGCCCGCAGGAAGCCGAACGCAGAGGCCATTGCCGACATGGCATTGGAAAACTACGTGGAGATGCGTGATGCCGTCCGCGACCCCAAGTTTCACTTGCGCAAGCACATCGAGTGGCTGCTTGAGGAGCGTCATCCCGGCCGGTTTATCCCGCGCTACGCCATGGTCATGTTTCACCGCATTCCCTATGCCGTCGCCCAGAAGCGGGGCGACATCCAGGCCGAGATCATTGACCGGTTGTCGGAATCCATAAACCGCGTGGACGATGTGGACCTCGATCTGGCCGACCGGCTCGTCGCGGAAAGCTTGGAACCCTTGGCTTCACAGGCCGCGTACGATCTCCGATAGCGCTCAGGCTCATGAAACAGTGACAGGTCTTATGGAGAAGGTGCTTTCGGTTCCTTTTCTCTCAGGAAGAACGTTGGGGTGAGGGGGACGAAATGAAGGAACTTCCTTTTCTATCCCCTCACCCCAACCTTCTCCCGGAGGGAGAAAGGGCGGAATGCATAAGTCCTGAGTGAAACATTCTTGATCGGTTGCCGTTTCCGGGTTGATGCGCCACTCTCTTGTCCGACTGAACAGGCCCGATCGCGTCCGGGTTTTGTTTCGGCTGAGTCCGGCCGCCGGAGCGAGCCGCATGCAGTTGGAGACCCGTCGGGGGGAATAGAACAATACGGCAATCGGGCTCGCCGATTTCGTCACTAGAGCGTTTTCATTTTGTTTATACAGTAGATCTACGTTGCGGAAATCATTTAGCTGTAGTGGAAGTAGGGTGTGGTGAGCGAAGCGAACCGTTCGCGGATGGCTTCCAGTATGGAGTCCAGTTAGTCCTGCCTGACTTCCTTTCCCCTCGGTTGCCTTTCAATGAAGATGAAAACGCTTTAAGGTCTGAATGGGGGTTACAACGATGGCGCTACAAGAATACGAAAAACGGCTCTTAGAGTTTCTGGTCGCGGAGTTCGAGGCGTGTCACATCGACTCTGACGATCCGATCGCCAAGACCGGCAAGGAAATCGTTCAGCTTTACAAGGATCAACCGGATAGTCTCAGCCGAAGCCACATCTTCAAGCTGGACATGATCATGCTCCATCTGCAGCCGACGGAGCGGTTGCTGCAGCGGGCCGACACCCTACGACTCAAATATATGGAATTTGCCGGAGCGAAGATGGCTGCCGTCTATCGTCCGCCGCAACTGCCGCCGCTCGATCAATTCAACGACGCCGCCAGGCGCCTGTTGCTGGCCGACTTGCAGAACATGCTCCAGTTCATTCACTGGAGCTACTTCTTCACCCCTATCCGCGAAGGCATATGGAACAGCATCGTGCGTTGGGCGGCCGGCGCCATGGCCTTTTACACCTCCATCTGGCTCGCGGGCTGCTGGTTCTTTCTCCAAATCGGAAGGAATTTCTATGCCACGCTGCTCACGGTCGTTTATGCCGGCGTCATGGGAGGATTCATCAGCTCCCAGCGGAGGATGCAGATGATCCCGATCGAGGGCGATCCCCTCGCCAGCATTTACGCGCTCGAAAACGGACGGAATTTTTACTGGCTGGCCCCGCTCATGGGAGCAGTTTTCGCCGTCGTTCTGATGCTCATGTTCCAGAGCGGGGTCATTGAAAGCTCCGTCTTTCCCAAGTTTGGGACACCGGAAATCTCAGACAGCCAGGTCGCAGCCGCCGAGTCGATAGGACCAATCCCGGCCGCCTCGAAAACGCAGAAATTCGTCTTGCCAGTCAATTCCACGGACGACGCACTCCTGTTTCTCTGGTGCTTCCTCGCCGGGTTCGCCGAGCGCTTCGTGCCCGATGCCTTGGAACGGCTTATCAGCCGCACGGACGCTTTTTCCAAAGCCCCGCCTCCGCCACCGGCCGCGCGGACCGAAGGAGTCGCACCGCCGTCCAAGGGTGTGGGCGAGCTTGCGGCACCGTCCGACGACGCCAAGCAACCCACGCCGGCGGATTCGCAATCGGAACCAAAGGATCGATCGATGATTCAAAGTTGAGAGACTTCGGGCCGATTTTGTCTTCGCTGGAAAATCCGCAGGGAGGCGAGTATGCGATTCGGTAGCAAGGCGATTTCACATGGAGCCGCCCCCGTATGGCTAGGCGGCCTGGTTCTTCCCCTGGCGATGGCCTCGGGCCCGGTCGGCGGCAAGCCGTATGATGCCGCGGCCGAGGCGCAAACGCCGAGAGCCGCTCCCTCGTCCCGGCCGGAGTCGCAGAAATCGGAGCATGACCGTTCCGATGTTTTCCGTGCCTCCGAATCCCCGCCTTCCTCGAACGCTCTCGAGAGCCAGCCCGACCAGGGCAAGGCACTGGGCTTCGATTTCTACCGCGACCCCCTCAATGCCAAGAAGCCCATGCAGACGTTCGAAGAAATCATGAAGGAGGACAAGGCGGCCAAGCCCAAGATCATGGAGGATCAGCGAAAACTCTTGGAAAGCCGCTACGATTTGACCCCGCGATTCCATCCCGAGGCGAAAATGTCGCGGGGCAAACCGATTCCGGTGGGTCCAACCGCGCGCTTGCGCGACGGCGTTACCTGGGACTCGCTGGCCGCGATGACGCCCGAGGAGATTCGCGAAAAAGGACTTTTCCCCTACCCGGCGCTGCCGCATCCGAAGCAAGCCACCGGCGGCCAGGTCTTCCCGAAGATGCAGATCGAGATGTTCCCGCGGCTGGAGCGCTTCGACGTGGAATTCGATTTGCCCGAAGCCTTCCTGCCCGAGTTTCCGCCCGCCATGTTTCTGCAGAATCGGCCCGAACTGGGCGACGTATCGCGCGGCGAGGTGGTCTCGATCAACAATTATTACCGGCTGTTCAAGGACATCCTGACCCCGGTCCAGCTCGATGGGCTGCGCTTGCTGCTGACGCCGTTTCCGCAGGAGGAATTCAATCCCACCGACGATCGGAAAAGCGAACAGCCGAGCCTCGGCGTCACCTGCCTCGACTGCCACGTCAACGGCCATACCACCGGACAATTCCACCTAAATCCGGACAACCGGCCGCAGGAACGGCGTCTCCGTCTCGACACGGTCAGCCTGCGCGGCGTGTTCAATCAGCAGCTGCACGGCTCTAAGCGGAGTCTCCGCTCGGTCGAGGATTTTACCGAATTCGAATTCCGCACCGCCTATTTCAACGGCGATCCGATCCACGCCATGAAAAAAGGTTTTACTCAATTCGATCGCGTCCAGGTTTCGCACATGGCGCAGATGCAGAACATGTTCGACTTCCCGCCGGCGCCCAAACTCGACGTCGCCACCGCCCGGCTCGATCCGACGAAAGCCACCGATGCCGAGCGCCGCGGCGAGCAAGTGTTCTTCGGCAAGGGCAGATGCGCCGAATGCCATAGACCGCCCGTCTATCTCGACGACCGCATGCACGATCTCCGGCTCGAACGTTTCGTCAACGAGCCGCCCACCGGACCGATAAAGACGTTCACCCTGCGCGGCATCAAGGACAGCCCGCCCTACATGCACGACGGACGCTGCCTGACCCTGGAGGATACGGTGGAATTTTTTAACCTGGTGCTGGGGCTCAAATTGAACGCGCAGGAAAAGTCGGATTTGGCGGCGTTCATGCGAGCGTTGTAAGCGCCCACTTCCCGCTTCTTGGCGAGTTCCCAATTCCCGATCGGGAAAGCCGCGCGGGAAGCTCCGGATTCTCGCAGCACGTAGGATGCGGTGACCGAAGGGAACCGCATCGTTCGCGGGCGCCACCGGTGCGGTTCGTTCCTCACCGCACCCTACGCAATCGCATACGGTCTGGCCGGGAGCGCCGGAACCACCCTTCCAATCGCAAACGGTGTCTCCGGGAGCGCCGAAGCCACCCTTCCAATCGCAAATGGCGTCTCCGGGAGCGCCGTCCTACGATCGTACCGCTGTAGGCACGTAGGATGCGGTGAAAACCGAACCGCACGATCTTACTTGGGAACGAGCGCGAACCCGAACATGAGGATCGGCGGCCAAGATCGCCGGCCTGGGCTAAACTAAGCGTCAAATCTTTTTCAGACCCGAATGTGAAGGAATATCAATTCATCGAAACGCGGCGAGCGGATTGGGAGGCCTGGGATCGGTGGCTGAAGGGCGGGACTGGCGATAAAGGGGAGCCGAACGGGGCTTCCGGCACCGAGGCGGCCGCAGCGTCGATTACCGCGGAAACCTTGCCGCGACAGTTTCGGAGCTTGTGCCGGGATTTGTCTCTGGCGCGGGACCGCCGCTATTCGGAACCCCTGCTGGACGCTTTACGCGACCGGGTTCTCGCAGCCCATCAGCGCATTTACGGCGCACGCAGGGCTGCGGGCAGGCGGTGGCTTCGTTACGTGCTGCACGATCTGCCGGTTCTGGTGCGGAGCGAAGCCAAGCTGGTCTGGGCTTCGGCAGCGCTGTTTTTCCTGCCTTTATTCCTCACCCTCGGAGTACTTCAGTTTTATCCGGATGGCGTGTATTTTCTGCTGTCGCCGGAAACGGTGGGCTCCATGGAAGAGATGTACGCCCCCACGGCGGAACACCTGGGACGCCCGCGGCATGCGTCCGACGACGTGATGATGCTGGGGTTCTACATCGCCAATAACGTGCGCATCGATTTCCAATGCTTTGCCGGCGGCATCGCCTTCGGCCTCGGGAGCGTTTTTTTCCTGATTTATAACGGGCTGGTAATCGGCGCCGTGGCGGGGCACCTGACGCAGATCGGCTATATCGAGACGTTCTGGGGGTTCGTCGCCGGACACAGTGCGCCGGAACTGATCGGCGCCGTACTTTCCGGAGCGGCCGGCCTGAGAATCGGATTGGCCCTGATCGCGCCGGGAAGACTGCGCCGTGCCGATGCGGTCAAGAAGGCCGCGCAACGCGCGGTGCATCTCCTTTACGGCGCGGCTGGGCTCACCTTTTCCGCTGCTTTCGTGGAAGCATTCTGGTCGCCGATCCGAACGGTCCCGGTGGCGCTCAAATATGGCGTCGGCCTCGCCTTCTGGCTTGCCCTGCTGGTCTATTTCACCCTGGTCGGACGCCGCCGTGCAGCTTGAACGTCTTCAGCTGGATCTGCGTCGGCGTACGCCTTGGGAGGCTTTGGATCTCGGGTTGGTCGCACTGAGACATTGGCGGGGGCCGGTTTATCGCGCCTGGTTCGCCACCATGGTGCCTTTCGCCCTGATCGTGTTTCTGCTGCTCTATCGATGGCCCGCCGTCGCCGCGCTGGTCGTGTGGTGGTTCAAGCCTCTGTTCGACCGGATTCTGCTGAAAGTGTACGCGGAAGCCTCGTTCGACCGGCCGCCCAACGTGCGCGAGGTTTGGCGGGCGTTGCCTGGGCTCGTCCGGAGTTCCGGTTTGCTCATGGGGCTGACCCTTGGGCGTTTCAGCCTGGCCCGTTCGTTTTATCTGCCAGTGGTACAACTCGAAGGGCAACGCGGACGTGCGGCCGCCGCTAGGCGTCGGGTGCTCGGGGGTAAAACCCGCGGCTGCGCGGTGTGGCTTACGTATGTCTGCGCCCATTTTTCGGCGTTTCTGCAGTTTTCGCTGATCCTCCTGATCGAGCTATTTCGGCCACGCGAAGTTTCGTCGGCTTTCGAATGGCTGGCTTTCTTTCGTAGCGACTTCGAAACCTGGCGCATCGTGCTGACCGATCTCGCTTATCTCGTGGGGGAAAGCCTGGTCGAGCCGTTCTATGTCGCCGCCGGTTTCACGCTGTATCTCAACCGCCGCAACGAACTCGAAGGCTGGGATATCGAACTGGGCTTCCGACGCCTGACCCAGCGCATCCAGGCTCAATCCGACCGAACTAGCGAGATGCCCCGCAAGGCGGCCTTTCTGATGGTCTGTTTTTTCTTTGCCGGCTTGTTGTGGCTTCAGGCTCCCCGCGAAGCCATCGCGGAACCACAGCCGGCGAGCGTCGGCGAAACCGGCGAGGCGGCGCAGGCGATCCGAGAGATCTTGGCGGATCCGGTATTCGGACGGAAGATCGAGGAATGGGGGTGGCGCTACCGCGACACGGACAGCGACTCGCCATCGGACGATTCCATCAACTTCGAGTGGCTCAAGACCTTGGCGGAGTGGATAGCCAAGGGTTTTCGAAGCTTCAGCTTCATCACGTTCGCCGTTTTGCTTGCGAGCTTGATCGTCTTGCTTTATCGCCATCGCGAAACGTGGTTGACACGCAACGCCGCCGCCCGCGAAGTACCGGAAATCCTGTTTGGTCTGGACGTGCGTCCGGACTCGCTGCCGCTCGACCTTGTAGCCGAGGCGAAACGGCACCTCGCGGCTGGGGAACGCGCTGCCGCGCTTTCGCTGCTTTACCGCGGCGCTCTTGTCGCCCTGATTCATCGCGCTCATGTCGATTTCCGGCCGGGCGATACCGAGGGCAATTGCCTTAGCCGGGTGCGGGGACGCATTGACCAGGCGGGCGAACGCTATTTCGCCGAGCTGCTGCAGGCCTGGACGCTTACCGCTTACGCCCAGGCCGCGCTACCCGTGGAGGAACTGGCCGATCTCTGCGACCGCTGGCCGGCGCATTTCGCGAACTGAGGCATGACTCGCAAGTTAATCTGGTCGTTGATAGGGGTAGTGGCGCTGATCGTCTTGGTCGGCACCTGGTTTATCTCGCATTTCGAGTACGTACCGGTCACGACCTGGCAAGAGCCGGGCAAGGAGGCACTGCGCGATCCCTATTTAGCTCTCGGCCGCCTCACGGAACGGCTCGGTCGCCCCTTGGTGCGGATCAGCAATGCCCTGGCGTTGGATCAGTTGACGCCTGGCGGCGTGCTGCTGCTGGATCGCAATCGCCGGATCCATGTCAATGCGCGCCGCGCCGAGGCCTTGTTCGAATGGGTGCGCCACGGCGGCTATTTGATCGTCGCGGCGGAATCTCGCTCGGTCGACGACCCCATTCTGGAACGTCTGGGAATCCAATGGTATCAACCTCCGAAACCGGAGCCCAAGCACGGCGCTGATGCCCGGGACCGGCGGCAGGGTTTGCGATCGGACGCCGGGTCACCGAAGCAGGAGCCGGGACAGAACACCGATGCCGGGAAAAACGGCGGGAAGGGGGGAAATGAACAAGAACCGCAGACACTCGAGCTTTCGGATTCGCGCTCGGGCACCGAGCCGGATGTAATCGAGGTACGCCTCCCGACTCTCGACAAGCCGCTGCGCCTTAAGCGGATTTCCCGCTGGAGCAACGCATCGCTGGTGCCGACCGACCCGGTGCCGGTCTGGAAAGCAGGCGTCGCCGAAACACGCAGCA
This region includes:
- the kynU gene encoding kynureninase, which gives rise to MRFEAHRSLAEAMDRADALGSYRDCFYIPKRQDGSEEIYFCGNSLGLQPKSARNYVDEVLVAWKRMGVRGHFEGDRPWLPYHEFATEKLARLVGALPVEVAAMNSLTVNLHLLMVSFYRPTPERHKILIEEHAFPSDRYAVASQIAFHGFDPDESLIEAKARPGEATLRTEDVLELIEREGDDIALILWPGVQFYTGQAFAMAEIAEIGHRKGCVVGFDLAHAVGNLVLKLHDWNADFAVWCSYKYLNAGPGAVAGCFVHERHAERFDLPRFAGWWGHNKSTRFVMPARFSPLPGAEGWQLSNPPILSLAPLLTSLELFDQVGMDALRAKSESLTGYLETLLKECCEDRITILTPSEPSARGCQLSIRLKGNGGKMPSLGPHPLPLSQGERGGHVPLPLGEGFRVRDDKRGKKVYDALIASGITCDWREPDVIRVAPVPFYNRYTEVFDFVERLKGVIDNER
- a CDS encoding cyclase family protein yields the protein MTAVDFHIGPRVYRIDSSNYFDLSIPVAFDGAGLSAFGLPPAGVSTVENAWFVGDTRRGGSCNVKEYQFIPHCHGTHTECVGHIVDQEVLVTEILKDAWIPATLISVKVENGADCPETYIPHKADDDRLITRRTLIEKLTSLDDEDFHQALIIRTLPNSPSKRTWRYVTAPYFSNEAVAEIVRRGVEHLLVDIPSVDRMEDEGRLSNHRLFWELPPDAHDLNLCKAPFRTITEFIFAADNIPDGYCLLELQVAPFLGDAVPSRPLVYPVEVP
- a CDS encoding 3-hydroxyanthranilate 3,4-dioxygenase; protein product: MRELKPFNFREWIDQHRHLLKPPVCNKQVFEDAEFIVMVVGGPNRRKDYHYDEGEEFFYQIEGDMVLKIMEDGKPKDIHIREGDIFLLPPRVPHSPQRFADTVGLVIERKRRPSEKDGLLWYCDNCSTLLYEEYFHLENIEKDLPPVFERFYSSEQNRTCKKCGMVMEVP
- a CDS encoding endonuclease domain-containing protein gives rise to the protein MKQLARSLRKQQTNAEKLLWSRLRNRQLQGCKFRRQQPIGPYIADFLSLEPKLIIELDGGQHAEQQEQDNQRTRYLHALGYRVLRFWNHEVLNDLDAVLEAIRIAIVVRSPHPNPLPEGEGAKAV
- a CDS encoding FAD-dependent oxidoreductase, which codes for MKDKEITLVGGGLAGCLLAVFLARRGFPVRVFERLPDMRKHPIPAGRSINLSLSARGIHALKEAGLYGEVERHLVAMPGRMIHDREGNLLYQPYGRDESAVHYSVERAVLNKILLDGAEAAGAQLFFGEKCEGLDFSDRFLQLYREADGYRRTLPFETVIGTDGAGSAVRRAMIVQKGIDCRDEHLPHGYKELVIPPKPDGGFALEKNALHIWPRGGFMLIALPNRDGSFTATLFLPHSGPESFRTLMDEQAILRFFATEFPDVLPLMADPVHDFLNRPTGTLGTIRCFPWHVADKALILGDAAHAVVPFHGQGMNCAFEDCVVLDRLLDEHEDFESLYRDFEARRKPNAEAIADMALENYVEMRDAVRDPKFHLRKHIEWLLEERHPGRFIPRYAMVMFHRIPYAVAQKRGDIQAEIIDRLSESINRVDDVDLDLADRLVAESLEPLASQAAYDLR
- a CDS encoding cytochrome B6, producing MRFGSKAISHGAAPVWLGGLVLPLAMASGPVGGKPYDAAAEAQTPRAAPSSRPESQKSEHDRSDVFRASESPPSSNALESQPDQGKALGFDFYRDPLNAKKPMQTFEEIMKEDKAAKPKIMEDQRKLLESRYDLTPRFHPEAKMSRGKPIPVGPTARLRDGVTWDSLAAMTPEEIREKGLFPYPALPHPKQATGGQVFPKMQIEMFPRLERFDVEFDLPEAFLPEFPPAMFLQNRPELGDVSRGEVVSINNYYRLFKDILTPVQLDGLRLLLTPFPQEEFNPTDDRKSEQPSLGVTCLDCHVNGHTTGQFHLNPDNRPQERRLRLDTVSLRGVFNQQLHGSKRSLRSVEDFTEFEFRTAYFNGDPIHAMKKGFTQFDRVQVSHMAQMQNMFDFPPAPKLDVATARLDPTKATDAERRGEQVFFGKGRCAECHRPPVYLDDRMHDLRLERFVNEPPTGPIKTFTLRGIKDSPPYMHDGRCLTLEDTVEFFNLVLGLKLNAQEKSDLAAFMRAL
- a CDS encoding amidohydrolase family protein; the protein is MLKIDIHTHILPKNWPDLRERYGYGGFIQLDHYRPGCARMLRDGECFREIRSNCWDAGTRLKDCDEFGVQVQVLSTVPVMFSYWAKPEHTLDLSKLLNDHIAGVVAEFPKRFVGLGTLPMQAPDLAVRELERCVRELKLAGVEIGTHVNGFNLNETLFFPVYEAAEDLGAAIFVHPWDVLANERMKKYWLSWLVGMPAETALAICSMIFGGVFEKFPRLRVAFAHGGGAFPGIYGRIQHGFEVRPDLCAVDNPVGPSEYLGRFYVDSCVNDPRLLQCLIGLLGENAIALGSDYPFPLGELQPGKMIAEMALPQSTKARLFHGTALEWLGMTAESFT
- a CDS encoding stage II sporulation protein M, with the protein product MKEYQFIETRRADWEAWDRWLKGGTGDKGEPNGASGTEAAAASITAETLPRQFRSLCRDLSLARDRRYSEPLLDALRDRVLAAHQRIYGARRAAGRRWLRYVLHDLPVLVRSEAKLVWASAALFFLPLFLTLGVLQFYPDGVYFLLSPETVGSMEEMYAPTAEHLGRPRHASDDVMMLGFYIANNVRIDFQCFAGGIAFGLGSVFFLIYNGLVIGAVAGHLTQIGYIETFWGFVAGHSAPELIGAVLSGAAGLRIGLALIAPGRLRRADAVKKAAQRAVHLLYGAAGLTFSAAFVEAFWSPIRTVPVALKYGVGLAFWLALLVYFTLVGRRRAA